A region from the Desulfomarina profundi genome encodes:
- a CDS encoding porin family protein encodes MKEYRATLTVENYSFIKNVLSLMYNYVGSKYDEEALNDSDIHQLRVTWKKDYSPHVYTIVGLGPSYQKTEGRDADWGANGTAEWNYVLEQGNLNFLLDKRYDVNNFSGNGDRGFVDTWETRFSFNQNLLESFGMNGFLSYIYENRKSSQTTQDASIESDQAQLEEFYRNRYSAGLGFSYSFMKYYSVGLNYIYTKLDSERTDEEYDDHRVFLTFSWNRELYRW; translated from the coding sequence GTGAAGGAATATCGTGCCACGTTGACGGTGGAAAACTATTCGTTTATTAAAAATGTCCTGTCTCTCATGTACAATTACGTCGGTTCCAAATATGATGAAGAGGCACTTAATGACAGTGATATTCATCAGCTGCGTGTCACATGGAAAAAAGATTACTCGCCCCATGTGTACACAATTGTGGGCCTGGGACCCTCATATCAGAAGACGGAAGGGCGGGATGCGGATTGGGGTGCAAATGGTACGGCGGAATGGAACTATGTTCTGGAGCAGGGTAATTTGAATTTTCTGCTTGATAAGAGATATGATGTAAACAATTTTTCAGGAAATGGTGATCGGGGCTTTGTTGATACCTGGGAAACACGGTTTTCTTTTAATCAAAACCTGCTCGAAAGTTTTGGAATGAACGGTTTTCTTTCCTATATTTATGAAAACAGAAAAAGTTCGCAGACAACGCAGGATGCCAGCATCGAATCCGATCAGGCACAGCTTGAGGAATTTTACCGAAACCGATATAGTGCCGGCCTTGGTTTCTCGTATTCTTTTATGAAATATTACAGCGTTGGTCTGAACTATATCTACACAAAACTGGATTCAGAAAGAACTGACGAAGAGTATGATGATCATAGAGTTTTTCTCACTTTTTCCTGGAACAGGGAACTTTACCGCTGGTAA
- a CDS encoding polysaccharide biosynthesis/export family protein: MPSRILFVHVCIVVFLFSVPLAFGAQSTADVPVTKELREKALKDILGKTKELPKIEKEYVIGHGDYLRVQVYGEGDMAAADISIGGEPRSADAPRQGRGVKVQLDGRISLKHIGDVEAVGLTLTQLADYLKILFATVFDDPVVTVVLEQSNSQRYTVMGKVANPGIFFIDYPITLVQVIARCGGFTEWANSEVTVVRKGAEENKLFKKNIMKFDYDDFLEGKKVERNIFIKSGDYIIVH; the protein is encoded by the coding sequence ATGCCCAGTAGAATCCTTTTTGTTCATGTTTGTATCGTTGTCTTTCTTTTTTCTGTTCCATTGGCTTTCGGAGCTCAATCAACAGCAGATGTTCCTGTCACAAAAGAGTTGCGGGAAAAAGCTCTGAAGGACATTCTTGGAAAAACGAAAGAACTTCCAAAGATTGAAAAAGAGTATGTAATCGGTCATGGTGATTATCTTCGGGTGCAGGTTTATGGTGAGGGCGATATGGCCGCTGCAGATATTTCCATCGGTGGAGAACCAAGGTCTGCCGACGCGCCCCGTCAGGGCAGAGGTGTAAAGGTACAACTCGATGGGCGTATTTCCCTCAAACATATCGGTGATGTGGAAGCAGTCGGGCTGACGTTAACACAGCTGGCTGATTATCTCAAAATCTTGTTTGCAACTGTATTTGATGATCCGGTTGTGACGGTTGTTCTGGAGCAGAGTAACAGCCAGAGATATACTGTTATGGGAAAGGTTGCTAACCCTGGGATATTCTTTATTGATTATCCGATTACCCTGGTACAGGTTATAGCCCGGTGCGGTGGATTTACTGAATGGGCTAATTCAGAGGTTACAGTCGTCAGAAAGGGGGCGGAAGAAAACAAACTTTTTAAAAAAAATATAATGAAATTTGATTATGATGATTTTCTGGAAGGAAAAAAGGTAGAAAGGAATATTTTTATAAAATCAGGTGATTATATTATCGTGCATTGA
- a CDS encoding GspE/PulE/PilB domain-containing protein: MAKKMRLGELLVAENLVKQDVVNDALRVQVGGNRRLGSILVRMGKLSSDVLATTLSRQLGKPLTDIDAVFEREVKNILPRYLCRKYDALPLALKDNNILLTAMTDPSDTEAIGDLENYTGKVIEPCLAKQSDIEKAISGKISYSLKDLFNPQVSTRLTRIIATAAFVLVVVLGVAGYKYVQSVKYGKVSRLAHSTVYEHHDLMVGFDRSGNISFLGHSAFSDGYYSASFRDVKALRSFIVDKKDDFSMKQYEWLQYVMNREDRHHLTTASLAQNGD, translated from the coding sequence ATGGCTAAAAAAATGCGTTTGGGGGAGTTACTGGTTGCGGAGAATCTTGTCAAGCAAGATGTTGTAAATGATGCTTTACGGGTACAGGTTGGTGGAAACAGGAGGCTGGGGAGTATTCTGGTTCGTATGGGAAAACTTTCGAGCGACGTTCTGGCAACTACTCTTTCCAGGCAACTGGGAAAGCCATTGACTGATATTGATGCAGTTTTCGAACGTGAAGTGAAAAATATCCTCCCGCGATATCTGTGTCGTAAATATGATGCGTTACCTCTTGCTCTGAAGGACAATAATATCCTTCTTACTGCGATGACTGATCCGTCTGATACCGAGGCGATAGGTGATCTGGAGAATTATACAGGCAAAGTGATTGAACCCTGCCTGGCAAAGCAATCGGATATAGAAAAAGCAATTTCAGGAAAAATTTCCTATTCATTAAAAGACCTGTTCAATCCCCAGGTGAGTACCCGGCTTACAAGAATAATTGCAACAGCAGCATTTGTTCTGGTTGTTGTACTGGGAGTCGCGGGCTATAAATATGTGCAGTCAGTAAAGTATGGCAAAGTTTCTCGTCTTGCTCACTCCACGGTCTATGAACACCATGATCTCATGGTGGGGTTTGATAGGTCGGGAAACATTTCTTTTCTCGGGCATAGTGCCTTTTCTGATGGTTATTATTCCGCTTCTTTTCGTGATGTCAAGGCATTACGTTCTTTCATTGTTGATAAGAAAGATGATTTTTCAATGAAGCAATATGAATGGTTGCAGTATGTGATGAATAGAGAGGACCGTCATCATCTGACTACAGCAAGTCTTGCTCAAAATGGAGATTGA
- a CDS encoding exosortase C-terminal domain/associated protein EpsI, which translates to MRNTIQIFRVIIVLILFGLTWYLLQLTTSVAKISIKKSLSTFPHEIGEYRLSNSFQSSAAVIEMLGVDDYIQYNYVNDQGDIINLYVGYYKAVGVDGGYHSPKNCLPGGGWGIDQIKTQNLDSGIEGRKKSTVSEMLIREGDSYRIVFYWFQNRGRIIASEYWEKIYLVLDALFKGRRDGTFVRVMSIVPGKDLETTRARVKQFSEQVMVLLEDYLPGAKI; encoded by the coding sequence ATGAGAAATACGATACAAATCTTCAGAGTTATAATTGTACTCATTCTTTTTGGATTGACCTGGTACCTGTTGCAGTTGACAACCAGTGTCGCAAAAATAAGCATAAAAAAATCGCTCTCCACTTTTCCCCATGAGATTGGAGAATACCGTCTCTCAAATTCCTTTCAGTCTTCAGCGGCCGTCATTGAAATGCTTGGTGTAGATGATTACATCCAGTATAATTATGTCAATGATCAGGGAGATATCATTAATTTATATGTGGGGTATTACAAGGCTGTCGGTGTTGACGGAGGGTATCATTCTCCCAAAAATTGTCTTCCCGGAGGTGGTTGGGGAATTGATCAGATCAAAACACAAAATCTTGACAGTGGTATAGAGGGTAGAAAGAAGTCAACTGTTTCTGAAATGCTGATCAGGGAGGGGGATAGTTATCGTATAGTTTTCTACTGGTTTCAGAATAGAGGGCGTATTATTGCTTCTGAATACTGGGAAAAGATCTATCTTGTACTTGACGCGCTATTTAAAGGACGCAGGGATGGTACATTTGTCCGCGTAATGTCTATTGTGCCGGGGAAAGATTTAGAAACAACACGTGCCAGGGTTAAACAGTTTTCTGAGCAGGTCATGGTGCTGCTTGAAGATTATCTGCCGGGGGCGAAGATATGA
- a CDS encoding PKD domain-containing protein yields the protein MIDTNTVSGAAPLMVSFGATGSTGDITSYSWSFGDGATADASSVDHQYITPGTYNASLTVTDSSGSMSSKTVLIQVTEGTTGNTPPQAVISSSTALGSAPLTVSFSGAGSTASGTVITVYHWDFGDGSDATGESASHLYSKPGTFNAVLTVTDGNGLTDSVSTPVIVSSSQQENQPPQAVFTVTSSSGSAPLTVTFNAAASIDNDGSISSYSWQFGDGATGNGRSTTHTYTNEAAFTATLLVTDNDGAKSSYSKIISVVSEEDNSPFNIEVGEVAVNSEWATVNINSSFKNPVVVAGPPSSSDPEPCVVRLQNISTTGFEIKLEEWGYLDGRHTEENVSYIVMERGHFILPDGTHVEAGNFSGTTNFVNNVFKETFNLKPIVLTTVASNNEAEVVSGRLRNITKNGFDYYFREQEKNNNEHLIETVDYIAWEQGTGETDTFSFEAQTTPDSVTHVPYDIVYKTAFSTPPYLFANIQTTYSPDTAALRVENQGKSSISVSVEEEQSQDDEISHAPESVGYLAVGSKGSETIDQKERLFTFHWEYDQTGQELIEFRFYLNGKYLCSTENVADRTLSCTAPLLYEEMVFSMTAVTSNNEETVPSTVLRFDPTLFPQLAPTRLVTFAWDFDRGAEDLISGFTVMANNSKVCEIADPTARQLVCEIDTPSSETQFAIQAVKTDNSTIQFKNSILYAP from the coding sequence GTGATTGATACCAATACGGTCAGTGGAGCAGCTCCTCTAATGGTATCATTTGGAGCAACAGGATCCACCGGAGATATCACCTCCTATTCATGGTCTTTTGGAGATGGGGCTACCGCTGATGCCAGCAGTGTTGATCATCAATATATAACTCCAGGCACGTATAATGCCAGTCTTACAGTGACAGACTCTTCAGGATCAATGAGTTCGAAAACTGTTTTGATTCAAGTTACTGAAGGAACTACCGGCAATACACCACCCCAGGCTGTTATCTCATCGTCAACTGCTCTTGGGTCGGCACCACTTACCGTTTCTTTCAGTGGGGCGGGTTCCACTGCCTCCGGTACTGTTATTACAGTTTATCACTGGGACTTTGGTGATGGAAGTGATGCAACGGGTGAAAGTGCCAGCCATCTTTATTCAAAACCTGGAACGTTCAATGCTGTGTTGACTGTTACGGATGGTAACGGTTTAACAGACTCAGTCAGCACACCGGTTATTGTCAGTTCATCGCAGCAGGAAAACCAACCACCCCAGGCTGTTTTCACTGTAACTTCAAGTAGTGGCAGTGCACCTCTTACAGTGACGTTCAATGCTGCCGCCAGCATTGATAATGACGGCAGCATCAGCAGTTACAGTTGGCAGTTCGGGGATGGTGCAACCGGTAATGGAAGAAGTACAACACATACCTATACCAATGAAGCAGCCTTTACAGCTACACTTCTGGTAACAGATAATGATGGAGCAAAAAGTTCTTATAGCAAAATAATATCTGTTGTTTCAGAAGAAGATAACTCTCCTTTCAATATAGAAGTGGGTGAGGTTGCGGTGAACAGTGAATGGGCTACTGTGAATATAAACTCCTCATTTAAAAATCCTGTAGTTGTTGCCGGGCCACCTTCATCTTCCGATCCTGAGCCCTGCGTTGTTCGGTTACAAAATATCAGCACAACAGGTTTTGAAATTAAACTCGAGGAGTGGGGGTATCTGGACGGCAGGCATACTGAAGAAAATGTGAGCTATATTGTGATGGAAAGAGGCCATTTTATTTTACCAGATGGAACGCATGTCGAGGCTGGTAATTTCAGTGGTACTACAAATTTTGTAAACAATGTTTTTAAAGAAACTTTTAATTTAAAACCAATTGTTCTTACTACCGTTGCGTCAAATAACGAAGCAGAGGTTGTAAGTGGACGTCTCCGTAATATAACAAAAAACGGTTTTGATTATTATTTCCGCGAGCAGGAAAAGAACAACAATGAACATTTAATTGAAACCGTAGATTATATTGCCTGGGAGCAGGGCACAGGTGAAACAGATACTTTCTCTTTTGAAGCTCAAACGACTCCGGACAGTGTCACCCATGTACCATATGACATCGTCTATAAAACAGCTTTCAGTACCCCTCCATATCTTTTCGCTAATATTCAAACTACTTACAGCCCCGACACAGCAGCTCTAAGAGTCGAAAATCAGGGTAAAAGTTCAATCTCAGTGAGTGTGGAAGAAGAACAATCCCAGGATGATGAAATTTCTCATGCTCCGGAGAGCGTTGGTTATTTAGCCGTGGGGTCTAAAGGGAGCGAAACTATCGATCAAAAAGAACGATTGTTTACTTTCCATTGGGAATATGATCAAACCGGTCAGGAATTAATCGAATTCCGTTTTTACCTCAACGGAAAATACTTATGTTCTACGGAAAATGTGGCCGATCGTACCCTGTCTTGTACAGCACCACTGCTTTATGAGGAAATGGTGTTCTCTATGACAGCAGTGACAAGCAACAATGAAGAAACTGTGCCTTCAACTGTACTGCGTTTTGATCCAACACTATTTCCACAGCTCGCTCCTACCAGGCTGGTGACGTTTGCCTGGGATTTTGACAGAGGAGCTGAGGATTTGATTTCCGGTTTTACAGTGATGGCCAATAACAGTAAAGTGTGTGAAATAGCAGATCCGACAGCAAGGCAACTGGTTTGTGAGATTGATACACCGAGCAGTGAAACTCAATTTGCCATCCAGGCTGTAAAGACTGATAACAGCACCATTCAATTTAAAAACAGTATCTTATATGCACCTTAA
- a CDS encoding glycosyltransferase family 2 protein gives MITLKIHVSVIIPAYNAAEFISDTIQSVLAQSYQQFEIVVVDDGSTDLTASIVKRYQAKNEGKIRYVFQENGGVSVARNTGIHYAKGSLIAFCDADDLWSVNHLEVLTQVFKEDHSLGLVHSNIMKIDIFGIEKGVPVREPSLLSGYIYDAIFLRQADIATSSVIFQKKCIEQIGNFDIYLSFLGCEDRDFWLRLTRKYPVKYVDQVLTFYRVRNNSLSRNQSKMLKARLYVIDKYTSENRKDQQLKKSALARVYRDLGDQALMQHDFVCARNHYQKSLGYKIWNRWAWINLIKAFFKINVRYMH, from the coding sequence ATGATTACTTTGAAAATCCATGTAAGTGTAATTATTCCTGCGTATAATGCTGCCGAATTTATTTCCGATACGATTCAAAGTGTTTTGGCGCAAAGTTATCAACAATTTGAAATTGTGGTAGTTGATGATGGGTCAACAGATCTAACAGCATCTATTGTTAAACGCTACCAAGCAAAAAACGAAGGAAAAATTCGTTATGTCTTTCAGGAGAATGGAGGCGTATCTGTTGCTCGGAACACAGGAATTCACTATGCGAAAGGATCTTTAATTGCTTTTTGTGATGCAGATGACTTATGGAGTGTAAATCATTTAGAGGTGTTAACTCAAGTCTTTAAAGAAGACCATTCTTTAGGTTTGGTTCATTCTAATATTATGAAGATTGATATATTTGGTATTGAAAAGGGAGTTCCGGTTCGGGAACCATCTTTGTTATCTGGGTATATTTATGATGCCATCTTTTTACGTCAAGCTGATATCGCGACATCTTCAGTGATTTTTCAGAAAAAATGTATAGAACAAATCGGAAATTTTGACATTTATTTAAGCTTTTTAGGTTGTGAAGATAGAGATTTCTGGTTGCGATTAACTCGGAAATATCCGGTTAAGTATGTCGATCAAGTTTTAACGTTCTATCGAGTGAGGAATAATAGTCTTAGCAGAAATCAATCGAAAATGCTGAAAGCACGACTATATGTCATTGATAAGTATACATCTGAGAATAGAAAAGATCAGCAGTTAAAAAAAAGTGCATTAGCACGTGTCTATCGCGATTTAGGAGACCAAGCATTGATGCAACACGATTTTGTCTGTGCCAGAAACCATTATCAAAAATCATTAGGATATAAAATATGGAATCGCTGGGCTTGGATTAATTTAATTAAGGCCTTTTTTAAAATAAATGTGAGATATATGCACTAA
- the xrt gene encoding exosortase, whose amino-acid sequence MIVRQPVWSGRNIFSAGILLVALFILYWPFLIKLVADWGTNDDYSHGYFIPALTLYFIYHIRDKLRDLTIRPSFFGLFVIVAGLVQLVIGKIGSEFFLQRTSLIIVLYGLVLFFLGWAYLRKLFLPLSYLFFMVPLPAIIWNKIAFPMQLFASALTEKVVYALGIAIYREGNVLHLAETTLEVVAACSGLRSLMTMFALSAALAFLSSLSRWKKIILLLSAAPIAVIANILRLSGTAVLASRYGSEVAQGFLHEFSGIVVFMLGLGMLVAVNTLLSKIGRKI is encoded by the coding sequence ATGATAGTTCGACAACCCGTGTGGAGTGGAAGAAATATTTTTTCAGCCGGGATCCTTCTGGTTGCACTCTTTATTCTCTATTGGCCATTTCTCATAAAACTTGTTGCGGACTGGGGGACGAATGATGATTATTCCCACGGGTATTTCATCCCTGCTCTAACACTGTATTTCATATATCATATTCGTGACAAATTACGGGACCTGACTATCCGACCGAGCTTTTTCGGTTTATTTGTCATTGTTGCAGGACTCGTGCAACTTGTAATCGGAAAAATAGGATCAGAGTTTTTTCTGCAACGCACTTCCTTAATTATAGTATTATACGGTCTGGTTCTCTTTTTTCTGGGCTGGGCCTATTTGAGAAAACTGTTTCTGCCGTTATCCTATCTCTTTTTCATGGTTCCTCTTCCAGCCATTATCTGGAATAAAATCGCATTTCCCATGCAGCTTTTTGCATCGGCTCTCACCGAGAAGGTTGTCTATGCACTGGGAATAGCAATTTATCGTGAGGGTAATGTCCTCCATCTTGCTGAGACAACATTGGAGGTGGTCGCTGCCTGCTCTGGATTACGTTCGCTGATGACCATGTTTGCTCTCAGTGCCGCGCTTGCTTTTCTGTCTTCTCTATCCAGGTGGAAGAAAATCATCCTGCTTCTGTCTGCTGCCCCCATTGCAGTTATTGCAAATATTCTCCGGTTGAGTGGAACAGCCGTACTTGCCTCGCGTTATGGATCCGAAGTCGCACAGGGTTTTCTCCACGAATTCTCTGGGATTGTCGTATTTATGCTTGGTCTCGGGATGCTGGTTGCTGTAAATACCCTGTTGTCGAAAATCGGGAGAAAAATATAG
- a CDS encoding tetratricopeptide repeat protein → MTLRHFAGLFILLSLLLTLTACSNPEQKKIKHYQRALEYVKIDDQKSAILELKNAIQLDAKYADARYQLGLLLLKNGDPKGAFRELQRAAGLDPSNLDAGVKVAEFYLLSRNTKESRTYVERVLEKDPEYPEALALIANIELIEGHFTKALENVDKAINKDPENDKLYNIKGRIFASQKKWKEGEKMFRKAIDLAPDTFSNHRSLLTLFDQSRNEQAFHNQLKIMTERFPENVQLYTTLANFHIKRRNFDKAGDALLKALEIKPDSVQLHLMLADFYQKQKKYNDAEEILKKAEERFPDNNQVTVKIATLKFEQKDLEKARELMESILATNPANGGANLLKARFAINEGKNTEALEILTPLLKNYPEWGEPFYYSALAHLRNREKNLAQQSIEQALKNTPTNDRYHALAAQIFLMQGESLRARKEASISLKINPNNFIAVKILVKSLVQAKEYEKAIKLIRGIEKQVAGDPELISSLSIAYLGMNDREKARESLARLLKVVPQSSKTLALLAALSTNNDIGKSIDFVKQHIKNNKFSGHYLLLGELYTRNNQPEKAIEAFNQAKTLQPDNPQPYLFLAKLFTRLNQLENARKEFNTILEKHPDSIVAKMGLASIYEKQNKNSEAKKLYTEVLKTQPNIPTAANNLAWLIASEENGDLGEALRLAMQAKQAYPKQPQIADTLGWVHYKRKSYTLAISQFKQALENRSGDPVILYHLALAQYGNGEKANALVSVKESLKSKKNFRERSEAQALLKELESKG, encoded by the coding sequence ATGACTCTGCGACATTTTGCCGGACTTTTTATCCTGCTCTCACTCCTGTTGACTCTCACAGCATGTTCAAACCCTGAACAGAAGAAGATAAAACATTACCAGCGTGCTCTGGAATATGTAAAAATTGATGATCAAAAATCCGCGATTCTTGAACTCAAAAACGCCATTCAACTTGACGCGAAGTACGCAGATGCCAGATACCAGCTTGGCCTGCTTCTTCTGAAAAATGGTGACCCGAAAGGAGCATTCCGTGAATTGCAGAGAGCAGCAGGTCTTGATCCTTCAAACCTTGATGCGGGGGTAAAAGTGGCAGAGTTTTATTTACTGTCTCGAAATACCAAGGAATCTCGTACATACGTTGAGCGGGTCCTTGAAAAAGACCCCGAATATCCAGAAGCCCTGGCCCTTATTGCCAATATCGAACTCATTGAAGGTCATTTCACCAAGGCTCTTGAAAATGTGGATAAGGCTATAAACAAGGATCCGGAAAACGACAAACTTTACAATATCAAAGGCCGGATTTTTGCCAGTCAGAAAAAATGGAAAGAAGGGGAGAAAATGTTTCGTAAAGCCATTGACCTGGCTCCCGACACTTTTTCCAATCATCGTTCCTTATTAACCCTTTTCGATCAGAGCCGGAATGAACAGGCATTTCACAACCAGTTAAAAATAATGACAGAACGATTCCCTGAAAATGTTCAGCTCTACACCACACTTGCCAATTTTCACATAAAACGTCGTAATTTTGATAAAGCTGGAGATGCTCTTCTCAAGGCTCTTGAAATAAAACCCGATTCTGTTCAGCTCCACCTCATGTTAGCAGATTTTTACCAGAAACAGAAAAAATACAACGATGCCGAAGAAATATTGAAAAAAGCAGAGGAAAGGTTTCCTGATAATAATCAGGTTACAGTAAAAATCGCCACATTAAAATTCGAGCAAAAAGACCTTGAAAAAGCCCGTGAACTCATGGAGAGCATCCTGGCAACCAACCCTGCCAATGGCGGCGCAAATCTGCTCAAAGCCCGGTTTGCAATCAATGAGGGAAAAAACACGGAAGCACTTGAAATTCTCACACCCCTGTTGAAAAATTATCCCGAATGGGGTGAGCCATTTTACTATTCAGCTCTTGCACATCTCCGTAACCGAGAGAAAAATCTTGCTCAACAAAGTATTGAACAGGCTTTAAAAAACACTCCAACCAATGATCGTTACCACGCACTTGCCGCTCAAATATTTCTCATGCAGGGGGAAAGTCTCAGGGCCCGAAAAGAAGCCTCCATTTCTCTGAAAATCAATCCGAATAATTTTATTGCTGTAAAGATACTCGTCAAATCCCTGGTACAGGCTAAGGAGTATGAAAAAGCAATCAAACTTATCCGTGGTATTGAGAAACAGGTTGCGGGTGATCCTGAACTGATCAGCAGTCTCAGTATCGCCTACCTTGGTATGAACGATCGTGAAAAGGCAAGGGAGTCCCTGGCACGGCTGCTTAAAGTTGTACCACAAAGTTCAAAAACATTGGCGCTATTGGCAGCTCTTTCAACCAATAATGATATCGGCAAGAGCATTGACTTTGTAAAACAACATATCAAAAACAATAAATTCAGCGGACATTACCTTCTTTTAGGAGAACTGTACACCAGGAATAACCAGCCTGAAAAAGCCATTGAAGCTTTCAACCAGGCAAAAACACTGCAACCCGATAATCCACAACCTTACCTTTTCCTTGCCAAACTCTTCACCCGACTCAACCAACTTGAAAACGCCCGGAAAGAATTCAATACAATTCTGGAAAAACACCCTGATTCTATTGTGGCTAAAATGGGGCTTGCCTCCATTTATGAAAAACAAAACAAAAATAGTGAGGCTAAAAAGCTTTACACCGAAGTCCTGAAAACCCAGCCAAACATACCCACTGCCGCCAATAACCTTGCATGGCTTATAGCGTCTGAAGAAAACGGTGATCTGGGTGAAGCGCTTCGTCTTGCCATGCAGGCCAAGCAAGCCTATCCAAAACAACCCCAGATTGCAGATACCCTCGGATGGGTTCATTACAAGCGAAAGTCCTATACTCTTGCCATCTCCCAGTTCAAACAGGCTCTGGAAAACCGATCTGGTGACCCTGTAATCCTCTATCATCTTGCACTTGCCCAATATGGAAACGGAGAAAAGGCCAATGCCCTGGTATCGGTAAAAGAATCATTGAAATCAAAAAAGAATTTCAGAGAACGTTCCGAGGCGCAGGCACTCCTGAAGGAACTTGAGAGCAAGGGATAA
- the elbB gene encoding isoprenoid biosynthesis glyoxalase ElbB has protein sequence MKDKKSIAVVLSGCGHLDGAEIHEATLTLLAIHRAGAEFQCYAPDREQFHVINHITGEPTEEKRNILVESARIARGNVKSLQDYSPENHDALVLPGGFGAAKNLSTFAFDGSDCTVEKSVEKAVTDTHRAGKPIGALCIAPVILAKLINGAKVTLGNDLQVEENIVKMGGTHTATGHGEIVVDRENRLVTTPCYMLDSRVDQIADGADSLIREILVLSKE, from the coding sequence ATGAAAGACAAAAAATCCATTGCAGTCGTTCTTTCCGGATGTGGTCATCTTGATGGTGCGGAAATTCACGAGGCAACATTGACTCTTCTTGCCATTCACCGGGCTGGAGCTGAATTTCAATGTTATGCGCCCGACAGGGAACAGTTCCATGTGATCAATCACATCACAGGTGAACCGACTGAGGAAAAACGTAATATCCTCGTTGAATCTGCCAGAATAGCCAGGGGAAATGTGAAAAGTCTCCAGGATTATTCACCCGAAAATCATGATGCTCTCGTATTACCGGGAGGTTTCGGGGCAGCAAAAAACCTCTCGACTTTTGCTTTTGACGGTTCTGACTGTACAGTTGAAAAATCAGTTGAAAAAGCAGTTACTGACACCCACAGGGCAGGCAAACCCATTGGGGCTCTCTGTATTGCTCCTGTTATTCTTGCAAAATTGATAAACGGGGCAAAAGTTACCCTGGGAAATGACCTTCAGGTGGAGGAGAATATAGTTAAAATGGGTGGGACACATACTGCCACAGGTCATGGAGAAATAGTAGTCGACCGTGAAAACAGACTGGTGACAACTCCATGTTATATGCTCGACTCCCGTGTCGATCAGATCGCAGACGGGGCAGACAGCCTGATCCGTGAGATTCTGGTATTATCAAAAGAGTAA
- a CDS encoding PKD domain-containing protein gives MKKENGIIQLHQFTCFLYFLVFVFFPVSSFSSEFTGTLGSVTITDAQGVNTPPAASFTYTVNENDVFFDAGSSADTDGTILEYRWDFGDNSSGSGVNVTHSYAEPNVYQVTLTLVDNKNGIALLQKEVSTIQSGTAVEQLNEDGDTGNIIQNRTYGQGIIFPTPISVSSITIKSGPSKYGNPPVRIRIGKSLDLSSSYLGESEEVVFDNKNTEYEFTFSPAVTLDANTQYFFAVAVTNDLGSNFIDIKKSNTDAFNPDNAPECKRYQSSKERWNMTDGWTYNDDLYFKVKQ, from the coding sequence ATGAAAAAGGAAAATGGTATTATTCAACTGCACCAGTTTACATGTTTTTTATATTTCCTTGTGTTTGTTTTTTTTCCTGTTTCAAGTTTTTCTTCTGAATTTACCGGGACGTTGGGGAGTGTCACCATAACAGATGCCCAGGGAGTGAATACACCACCGGCAGCGTCATTTACTTATACGGTGAATGAAAATGATGTTTTTTTTGATGCAGGAAGTTCTGCTGACACTGATGGTACAATCCTGGAATACAGGTGGGATTTTGGAGACAATTCTTCTGGCTCCGGAGTGAACGTAACTCACTCTTACGCAGAACCGAATGTATACCAGGTCACACTTACTCTTGTTGATAATAAGAATGGTATCGCATTACTGCAGAAGGAAGTATCGACAATACAGTCAGGGACTGCGGTTGAACAACTGAATGAAGATGGGGACACTGGTAATATAATTCAAAACAGGACATACGGGCAGGGAATTATTTTCCCGACTCCTATATCAGTTTCGTCTATCACAATAAAGTCAGGTCCATCGAAATATGGGAATCCGCCGGTGAGAATCAGGATTGGAAAGAGCCTTGATCTTTCTTCTTCCTACCTGGGTGAATCGGAAGAAGTTGTGTTTGACAATAAGAATACAGAATATGAGTTCACTTTTTCTCCCGCCGTTACCCTTGATGCCAATACACAGTATTTTTTTGCTGTTGCTGTTACCAATGATCTTGGGAGTAATTTTATTGATATTAAAAAATCAAATACCGATGCCTTTAATCCTGATAATGCTCCTGAGTGTAAAAGATATCAAAGTTCTAAAGAAAGGTGGAATATGACTGATGGTTGGACATATAATGATGATCTCTATTTTAAGGTGAAACAGTGA